A region of Nocardioides alkalitolerans DNA encodes the following proteins:
- a CDS encoding cation acetate symporter: MSDPLDPRWGGAAVAAVVAVTLVISAWGLRSSRTTSDFFVASRRVRPMLNASAIGGEYVSAASFLGVAGLVLAYGAEMLWYPVGWTAGYLVLLALVAAPLRRSGAYTLPDFAEARLASGRVRAVSALLVVTIGWLYLLPQFQGAGLTLAVVTGAPSWLGGPVVAVVVLVGVASGGMRSITFVQAFQYWLKLAALLAPLAVLVVVWHGDGRPLPRDLGTGLAGAGAGDSWSTPFGGGISGLAAGPEGLYLTYSVMVATFLGAMGLPHVVVRFYTNPDGRAARRTTLGVLGLLGFFYLLPPVYGALGRAYDTDGGLDGADTMVLRLPGLMTDGLLADSLTAVLTAGAFAAFLSTSSGLTIAVAGVLSQAVTPSGRGGRTVAGRGVPAPVRQLLPRWRVEPVTAFRVGAVLAVTVPCAAALVSPGLPVARSVGLAFAVAASTFCPLLVLGIWWRGLTDVGALAGLVVGGLGSGVGVVAALLVPDAGGGWGTALLTQPAAWSVPLAFAVMVLVSRATPRRVPVGVDRFMVRLHTPETVPLDRG; encoded by the coding sequence GTGAGCGACCCGCTCGACCCGCGCTGGGGAGGCGCGGCGGTCGCGGCGGTCGTCGCGGTGACGCTGGTGATCTCCGCCTGGGGCCTGCGCTCGTCGCGGACCACGAGCGACTTCTTCGTGGCGTCGCGCCGGGTGCGGCCGATGCTCAACGCCTCCGCGATCGGCGGGGAGTACGTCTCGGCGGCGTCCTTCCTCGGGGTGGCCGGGCTGGTGCTGGCCTACGGCGCGGAGATGCTCTGGTACCCGGTCGGCTGGACCGCCGGCTACCTCGTGCTGCTCGCCCTCGTCGCCGCCCCGCTGCGCCGCTCGGGGGCCTACACGCTGCCCGACTTCGCCGAGGCGCGGCTGGCGTCGGGGCGGGTCCGCGCGGTGTCGGCCCTGCTCGTGGTGACGATCGGGTGGCTCTACCTGCTGCCGCAGTTCCAGGGCGCCGGGCTGACGCTCGCGGTCGTGACGGGCGCGCCGTCGTGGCTCGGCGGGCCGGTCGTGGCGGTCGTCGTGCTCGTCGGCGTCGCCTCGGGCGGGATGCGCTCGATCACGTTCGTGCAGGCGTTCCAGTACTGGCTCAAGCTCGCCGCCCTCCTCGCGCCGCTGGCCGTGCTCGTCGTGGTGTGGCACGGCGACGGCCGCCCGCTGCCCCGGGACCTGGGCACGGGGCTCGCCGGGGCGGGCGCCGGCGACAGCTGGTCGACGCCCTTCGGCGGCGGCATCTCCGGCCTGGCGGCCGGGCCGGAGGGGCTCTACCTCACCTACTCGGTCATGGTCGCGACGTTCCTCGGCGCCATGGGCCTGCCCCACGTGGTCGTGCGCTTCTACACCAACCCCGACGGCCGCGCCGCCCGCCGCACGACCCTCGGGGTGCTCGGGCTGCTGGGGTTCTTCTACCTGCTCCCGCCCGTGTACGGCGCGCTCGGCCGCGCCTACGACACCGACGGCGGGCTGGACGGCGCCGACACGATGGTGCTGCGCCTGCCGGGGCTCATGACCGACGGGCTGCTCGCCGACTCCCTCACGGCCGTGCTGACCGCGGGGGCGTTCGCCGCCTTCCTCTCCACCTCCTCCGGCCTCACCATCGCCGTGGCGGGCGTGCTCAGCCAGGCCGTGACCCCCTCGGGCCGCGGGGGGCGCACGGTGGCGGGGCGCGGCGTACCGGCCCCGGTGCGGCAGCTGCTGCCGCGCTGGCGGGTCGAGCCCGTGACGGCCTTCCGGGTCGGCGCCGTGCTGGCCGTGACGGTGCCGTGCGCCGCGGCTCTGGTCTCCCCCGGCCTGCCCGTGGCGCGCTCCGTCGGTCTCGCCTTCGCCGTCGCCGCCTCGACCTTCTGCCCCCTCCTCGTGCTGGGGATCTGGTGGCGCGGCCTCACCGACGTCGGTGCGCTCGCCGGGCTCGTCGTGGGCGGGCTCGGCTCCGGCGTCGGCGTGGTCGCCGCGCTGCTGGTGCCCGACGCGGGCGGCGGGTGGGGTACGGCGCTGCTCACCCAGCCCGCCGCCTGGAGCGTGCCGCTCGCGTTCGCCGTCATGGTGCTGGTCAGCCGGGCCACACCGCGGCGCGTGCCGGTGGGCGTCGACCGGTTCATGGTGCGGCTGCACACGCCCGAGACCGTGCCGCTGGACCGGGGCTGA
- a CDS encoding TDT family transporter, with protein MTALTAERDPRTGFSRTGFLRDLDGAPALAHIGPNWFAPVMGTGIVAVALASLPFALPGAAPAALAFWLLASAALLAVAVATVGHWIRHSAAARGHLADPVMAHFYGAPAMALMVVGAATLLVGHRVLGTGPALVVDVTLWTVGTALGLLTAVLVPCTAFTRHDVGADAASGTWLLSVVPPMVSAATGALLVPHLPAGQAQRTMLTFCAMFVGLSLVACALTTVLIWQRLVRHGVGAAATVPTLWLVLGPLGQSITATHHLGQLAPDVLGAPLGRAFAATTLLYGVPVLGFALLWLALAVVVTARTARVGLPFGLAWWSFTFPVGTLVTGTSGLAAATRLVALQVLAGLLLVLLLVAWAVVAARTVRGIHRGTLLLPPRRENGPVSPGPAARSRACAAAP; from the coding sequence ATGACCGCCCTCACCGCCGAGCGCGACCCGCGCACCGGCTTCTCGCGCACCGGCTTCCTGCGCGACCTCGACGGAGCCCCCGCCCTGGCCCACATCGGGCCCAACTGGTTCGCGCCGGTCATGGGCACCGGCATCGTCGCCGTCGCGCTCGCCTCGCTGCCCTTCGCCCTGCCGGGCGCGGCTCCCGCGGCGCTCGCGTTCTGGCTGCTGGCCTCGGCCGCGCTCCTCGCCGTCGCCGTGGCCACGGTCGGCCACTGGATCCGCCACTCCGCCGCGGCCCGCGGCCACCTCGCCGACCCGGTGATGGCCCACTTCTACGGCGCGCCGGCCATGGCGCTCATGGTCGTCGGCGCCGCGACCCTGCTCGTCGGCCACCGCGTCCTCGGCACCGGCCCAGCGCTCGTCGTGGACGTGACGCTCTGGACGGTGGGCACGGCGCTCGGCCTCCTCACCGCCGTGCTCGTGCCGTGCACGGCGTTCACCCGCCACGACGTCGGCGCCGACGCGGCGTCCGGCACCTGGCTGCTGTCCGTCGTGCCGCCGATGGTGAGCGCCGCGACCGGCGCCCTGCTGGTCCCGCACCTCCCGGCCGGGCAGGCCCAGCGGACGATGCTGACCTTCTGCGCCATGTTCGTCGGCCTGAGCCTGGTGGCCTGCGCCCTGACGACGGTGCTCATCTGGCAGCGCCTCGTCCGGCACGGCGTGGGTGCCGCGGCCACGGTCCCGACCCTGTGGCTCGTGCTTGGGCCGCTGGGACAGTCGATCACCGCGACCCACCACCTCGGGCAGCTCGCCCCCGATGTCCTCGGCGCTCCCCTCGGGCGGGCCTTCGCGGCGACCACGCTGCTCTACGGCGTCCCCGTCCTCGGCTTCGCGCTGCTGTGGCTGGCCCTCGCCGTGGTCGTCACCGCCCGTACGGCGCGGGTCGGGCTCCCCTTCGGTCTCGCCTGGTGGTCGTTCACGTTCCCGGTCGGCACCCTCGTCACCGGCACCTCGGGCCTGGCGGCCGCCACGCGCCTCGTGGCGCTGCAGGTGCTCGCGGGGCTGCTCCTCGTCCTGCTGCTCGTCGCGTGGGCGGTGGTCGCCGCCCGCACGGTGCGCGGGATCCACCGCGGCACCCTGCTCCTGCCGCCGCGCCGCGAGAACGGGCCCGTCAGCCCCGGTCCAGCGGCACGGTCTCGGGCGTGTGCAGCCGCACCATGA
- a CDS encoding LysR family transcriptional regulator, which translates to MTLPDLDSLRLLEAVARTGSIGTAAREAGVSQQAASQRLRTMEAELRLPLLQRGPSGSTLTPSGRLVVEWSTAVLARADEMEAAVQTLRDQRSGELHVYASMTTAEHLVPRWLVRLRSESAVHASLVAANTGAVVDAVRRGEADVGFTEGSGDLVGLARQVVGGDRLTLVVAPDDPWAGRRAVTAAAVSGRRLTSREPGSGTRQVAEDAFRAAGHALAVPEVELTTNAAVLATVRAGGAPALLSDLALVGASDLVVLPVRGVDLTRQFHAVWLGGSRPPAGPVRDLLGVAGRVPPQRARPAPPAAAGR; encoded by the coding sequence GTGACACTCCCCGACCTGGACTCCCTGCGCCTGCTCGAGGCCGTGGCCCGCACCGGCAGCATCGGGACGGCCGCCCGCGAGGCCGGGGTGTCCCAGCAGGCGGCGTCCCAGCGCCTGCGCACGATGGAGGCCGAGCTGCGCCTGCCGCTGCTGCAGCGCGGTCCGTCGGGCTCGACCCTCACCCCGTCCGGTCGGCTCGTCGTCGAGTGGAGCACGGCGGTGCTGGCACGCGCCGACGAGATGGAGGCGGCGGTGCAGACCCTGCGGGACCAGCGCTCCGGCGAGCTCCACGTCTACGCGTCGATGACGACCGCCGAGCACCTCGTGCCCCGGTGGCTCGTGCGCCTCCGGAGCGAGAGCGCGGTGCACGCCTCGCTCGTCGCCGCCAACACGGGCGCCGTGGTCGACGCCGTGCGTCGCGGCGAGGCGGACGTGGGATTCACCGAGGGGTCCGGCGACCTCGTGGGCCTCGCCCGCCAGGTCGTGGGCGGCGACCGGCTCACCCTCGTGGTCGCCCCCGACGACCCGTGGGCGGGTCGACGCGCGGTGACCGCCGCGGCGGTCAGCGGCCGGCGCCTCACCAGCCGGGAGCCCGGCTCCGGCACCCGGCAGGTCGCGGAGGACGCGTTCCGGGCCGCGGGGCACGCGCTCGCGGTCCCGGAGGTCGAGCTCACCACCAACGCGGCCGTCCTCGCCACGGTCCGCGCCGGCGGCGCCCCGGCCCTGCTCAGCGACCTCGCCCTCGTCGGGGCGAGCGACCTCGTCGTGCTGCCCGTGCGGGGGGTCGACCTGACCCGGCAGTTCCACGCAGTATGGCTCGGGGGCAGCCGGCCCCCGGCGGGCCCGGTCCGCGACCTGCTCGGCGTCGCCGGGCGCGTGCCGCCGCAACGGGCCCGACCGGCGCCTCCGGCTGCTGCGGGGCGGTAG
- a CDS encoding Abi-alpha family protein, producing MSDSGQHRPPRALPPPRRRGFAALVPARRSSLVPTALADAISDRVPATLSPAVDALPGLARIAAATALHTAEWGVTASTRTGLKLARAMVDPQAAAELSRDLNEAAAVVAGIARGVSSGLPLSQAVAQLRLPGETAVPPVPEGGGLSRRESEAERLRAKGAKLLEQSRDVWHPETGHPAYERILGDLAPDEARIIVLLLKDGPQPSVDVRTGGPVGMVNSQLVARGLNMIGARAGLRHVDLVPQYLNNLSRLGLVWQSSEALDDLLRYQVVEAQPDVLAAMHSVKFPKVLRRSLHLTPFGVDFARMCFTTEDEATAAAFPAHLAPPAAAGEKELPRG from the coding sequence GTGAGCGACAGCGGTCAGCACCGTCCTCCGCGCGCCCTGCCCCCGCCGCGTCGTCGCGGCTTCGCGGCCCTCGTCCCGGCCCGCCGCAGCTCGCTCGTGCCCACGGCGCTGGCCGACGCGATCTCGGACCGGGTCCCGGCCACGCTGAGCCCGGCCGTCGACGCGCTCCCCGGTCTCGCCCGGATCGCCGCCGCGACGGCGCTGCACACCGCCGAGTGGGGCGTGACCGCCTCGACCCGCACCGGCCTCAAGCTCGCCCGCGCCATGGTCGACCCGCAAGCGGCCGCCGAGCTCTCGCGTGACCTCAACGAGGCCGCGGCCGTGGTCGCCGGCATCGCCAGGGGCGTGTCGTCGGGGCTGCCGCTCTCGCAGGCGGTCGCGCAGCTGCGGCTGCCGGGGGAGACGGCCGTCCCGCCCGTCCCCGAGGGCGGTGGCCTGTCCCGTCGCGAGTCCGAGGCCGAGCGGCTCCGGGCGAAGGGCGCCAAGCTGCTCGAGCAGTCGCGCGACGTGTGGCACCCGGAGACCGGCCACCCGGCCTACGAGCGCATCCTCGGCGACCTCGCCCCCGACGAGGCCCGCATCATCGTGCTGCTGCTCAAGGACGGACCTCAGCCGTCGGTGGACGTCCGCACCGGCGGCCCGGTCGGCATGGTCAACTCGCAGCTCGTCGCGCGCGGCCTCAACATGATCGGCGCACGCGCGGGGCTGCGCCACGTGGACCTCGTGCCGCAGTACCTCAACAACCTCTCCCGCCTCGGCCTCGTCTGGCAGTCGTCGGAGGCGCTCGACGACCTGCTGCGCTACCAGGTCGTGGAGGCCCAGCCCGACGTGCTCGCGGCGATGCACTCGGTCAAGTTCCCCAAGGTGCTCCGCCGGAGCCTCCACCTCACGCCGTTCGGCGTGGACTTCGCGCGCATGTGCTTCACCACCGAGGACGAGGCCACCGCCGCCGCGTTCCCGGCCCACCTCGCGCCGCCAGCCGCGGCCGGCGAGAAGGAGCTGCCCCGCGGCTGA
- a CDS encoding DUF4333 domain-containing protein, producing the protein MNRLLAAAATGASVLLLSACSGGTVDQDDLEEQVKSSLTETVGQAPKDIDCPDELEAEEGATTTCVLTADDDSTIDVDVEVTGVDGDRVDLDIQVADEVN; encoded by the coding sequence ATGAACCGACTTCTCGCCGCCGCTGCGACCGGCGCCTCCGTGCTCCTGCTGAGCGCCTGCTCGGGCGGCACCGTCGACCAGGACGACCTCGAGGAGCAGGTGAAGTCGTCCTTGACCGAGACCGTCGGCCAGGCGCCGAAGGACATCGACTGCCCCGACGAGCTCGAGGCGGAGGAGGGCGCCACTACCACCTGCGTGCTGACCGCCGACGACGACAGCACGATCGACGTCGACGTCGAGGTGACAGGCGTCGACGGCGACCGCGTCGACCTCGACATCCAGGTGGCCGACGAGGTCAACTGA
- a CDS encoding HNH endonuclease signature motif containing protein: MRSTSGAARRIAQATRSLTVEAASFVDRHIAYVAGKATGPEVDRLVAEAAALFDPETTEAERHAADGGRYLAIDLDDLAYADPLTGTLRGTVNVHGSLDLADALDLERTVAHVARQLAELGHDSDLDVRRSVALGEIARRCDGVTTLEYGAGEAPNGDQPQPVQRARREVVLFVHLDQAAITGTLNGTGPGIETCTGMTGIDLARLDTPGAPRGVVTVEQVQTWCAAPDTTVTVKPIIDLNQHDAVNGYTPPDRIADHVRAAWPRCVFPYCTRSSRTADLDHSHPYEADGPPGQTSTRNLFPLCRRHHRMKTHREMTTGNTWTYRPTDPSRGEPPNALLWTSPLGQRYLVDHDGTRPWPPPGPDQEPDGA, translated from the coding sequence GTGAGGTCGACGTCTGGCGCGGCCCGGCGGATCGCCCAGGCCACCCGCTCCCTGACCGTCGAGGCAGCGAGCTTCGTGGACCGGCACATTGCGTACGTCGCGGGCAAGGCCACCGGCCCCGAGGTCGACCGCCTCGTCGCCGAAGCCGCAGCACTGTTCGACCCGGAGACCACCGAAGCCGAACGCCACGCGGCTGACGGCGGCCGGTACCTCGCCATCGACCTCGACGACCTCGCCTATGCGGACCCGTTGACCGGGACCCTGCGGGGCACGGTGAACGTCCACGGCTCGCTGGATTTGGCTGATGCGCTCGACCTGGAACGGACCGTCGCGCACGTTGCCCGCCAGCTCGCCGAGCTCGGGCACGACAGCGACCTCGACGTCCGCCGCTCCGTGGCCCTCGGCGAGATCGCCCGGCGCTGCGACGGCGTGACCACGCTGGAGTACGGCGCCGGTGAAGCGCCGAACGGAGACCAGCCACAGCCGGTCCAGCGGGCCCGGCGCGAGGTGGTGCTCTTCGTGCACCTCGACCAGGCCGCGATCACCGGCACCCTCAACGGCACCGGTCCCGGCATCGAAACCTGCACCGGCATGACCGGCATCGACCTCGCCCGGCTCGACACCCCGGGCGCACCTCGCGGGGTCGTCACCGTCGAGCAGGTCCAGACCTGGTGCGCCGCCCCAGACACGACGGTGACGGTCAAGCCGATCATCGACCTCAACCAGCACGACGCCGTCAACGGCTACACCCCACCCGACCGCATCGCCGACCACGTCCGCGCCGCATGGCCCCGCTGCGTCTTCCCCTACTGCACCCGCAGCTCGCGCACCGCCGACCTCGACCACAGCCACCCCTACGAGGCGGACGGCCCACCCGGCCAAACCTCCACCCGCAACCTGTTCCCGCTCTGCCGACGCCACCACCGCATGAAGACCCACCGCGAGATGACCACCGGCAACACATGGACCTACCGGCCCACCGACCCCAGCAGAGGCGAGCCACCGAACGCCCTCCTCTGGACCAGCCCCCTGGGCCAGCGCTACCTCGTCGACCACGACGGCACCCGACCCTGGCCACCACCAGGACCTGATCAAGAACCAGACGGCGCCTGA
- a CDS encoding sigma-70 family RNA polymerase sigma factor, producing the protein MTEHADDPTHDPPPPSGGLLDDEEPVAERFQRLYAAHFDAMLGYALRRVEVSEDAADVVAETFLVAWRRIADVPAEPRTRLWLYGVARRTLDNHRRGGSRRVALGDRLRHQLSVVVPDHATAVTEHLAAADALSRLAARDREVLELAAWEGLEPREIAEVLGTSAIAVRTRLSRSRRRLRELTPDAVPTTDLTPGESR; encoded by the coding sequence ATGACCGAGCACGCCGACGACCCGACGCACGACCCGCCACCGCCGTCCGGCGGCCTCCTCGACGACGAGGAGCCGGTCGCGGAGCGGTTCCAACGCCTGTACGCCGCGCACTTCGACGCCATGCTGGGCTACGCGCTGCGCCGCGTCGAGGTGAGCGAGGACGCGGCCGACGTGGTCGCCGAGACGTTCCTCGTCGCGTGGCGGCGGATCGCCGACGTGCCTGCGGAGCCGCGCACGCGGCTGTGGCTGTACGGCGTCGCCCGCCGCACCCTCGACAACCACCGCCGGGGCGGTTCGCGCCGGGTCGCGCTCGGCGACCGGCTCCGCCACCAGCTCAGCGTCGTCGTCCCCGACCACGCCACCGCGGTGACCGAGCACCTCGCGGCGGCCGACGCCCTGTCGCGGCTCGCCGCCCGTGACCGCGAGGTGCTCGAGCTCGCGGCCTGGGAGGGCCTGGAGCCCCGGGAGATCGCCGAGGTGCTCGGCACCTCCGCGATCGCCGTCCGCACCCGCCTCTCCCGCTCCCGACGCCGCCTGCGCGAGCTGACGCCCGACGCCGTGCCCACGACCGACCTCACCCCCGGGGAGTCCCGATGA
- a CDS encoding MerR family transcriptional regulator gives MAGPGGAGGPRRPGPPDPDAAVFVISVAAELTGLHPQTLRAYERMGLINPGRTGGGGRRYSARDVDRLRDIAELTAAGTGIEGVRRILDLENHLAALRARNDELAAELEATRDALRQALAQRRTTAPAAPVRPANLPVLRGPDPGQSLVVWRRNRG, from the coding sequence ATGGCCGGTCCGGGTGGTGCGGGTGGTCCGCGGCGTCCCGGGCCGCCCGACCCCGACGCGGCCGTCTTCGTCATCTCCGTCGCGGCGGAGCTGACCGGGCTGCACCCGCAGACGCTGCGCGCCTACGAGCGGATGGGTCTCATCAACCCGGGCCGCACCGGCGGCGGTGGGCGTCGCTACTCGGCGCGCGACGTCGACCGGCTCCGCGACATCGCCGAGCTCACGGCGGCCGGGACGGGCATCGAGGGCGTCCGTCGCATCCTCGACCTCGAGAACCACCTCGCCGCGCTGCGGGCCCGTAACGACGAGCTGGCCGCCGAGCTCGAGGCGACGCGCGACGCGCTCCGGCAGGCGCTCGCCCAGCGCCGTACGACAGCGCCGGCGGCGCCGGTCCGCCCGGCGAACCTGCCGGTGCTCCGCGGGCCCGACCCGGGCCAGTCGCTCGTGGTCTGGCGACGCAACCGCGGCTGA
- the dnaJ gene encoding molecular chaperone DnaJ translates to MSNADWATKDFYKVLGVGKDASADDIKKAYRKLARANHPDSNPGDTAKHETFKKVAEAYDVIGDPAKRKQYDDIRSAPSFGGGFGGGFGGGGGGGFDLSDLLRDRGGAGGAGGLGDMFGDLFGRRQQTRSRATKGADVESTATISFTDALEGVTISLRLSSEAACSTCSGTGGKPGTKPHICTECEGAGYITGSVGGAFSMNETCPVCHGRQLVYDESCPTCHGSGRGTAARTIQARIPAGVKDGQRIRLRGKGAPGENGGPAGDLFVTVKVAGHRLFGRKDDNLTLDVPVGFDELALGAEIKVPTLGGAPVTLRIPPGTPNGRTFRVRGKGARRADGTVGDLLATVEVQVPATLDPAAREAIENYRAAVAGKPLRAGLFEES, encoded by the coding sequence ATGAGCAACGCCGACTGGGCGACGAAGGACTTCTACAAGGTGCTCGGGGTGGGCAAGGACGCCTCCGCCGACGACATCAAGAAGGCCTACCGCAAGCTCGCGCGCGCCAACCACCCCGACTCGAACCCCGGGGACACCGCCAAGCACGAGACGTTCAAGAAGGTCGCCGAGGCCTACGACGTCATCGGTGACCCGGCGAAGCGCAAGCAGTACGACGACATCCGGTCCGCGCCGTCCTTCGGGGGTGGCTTCGGGGGTGGCTTCGGCGGCGGTGGCGGAGGGGGCTTCGACCTGTCCGACCTGCTGCGCGACCGCGGAGGCGCCGGCGGTGCCGGTGGTCTGGGCGACATGTTCGGCGACCTCTTCGGGCGTCGGCAGCAGACCCGCAGCCGCGCCACGAAGGGCGCCGACGTCGAGAGCACGGCGACCATCAGCTTCACCGACGCCCTCGAGGGCGTCACCATCTCCCTGCGGCTGAGCAGCGAGGCCGCGTGCTCGACGTGCAGCGGCACGGGCGGCAAGCCCGGCACGAAGCCGCACATCTGCACCGAGTGCGAGGGCGCGGGCTACATCACCGGCTCCGTGGGCGGGGCGTTCTCGATGAACGAGACCTGCCCGGTCTGCCACGGCCGCCAGCTGGTGTACGACGAGTCCTGCCCCACCTGCCACGGCTCGGGTCGCGGCACGGCGGCGCGCACCATCCAGGCCCGCATCCCGGCCGGCGTCAAGGACGGCCAGCGCATCCGCCTCCGCGGCAAGGGTGCGCCGGGGGAGAACGGTGGTCCCGCGGGCGACCTGTTCGTCACCGTCAAGGTGGCCGGCCACCGCCTGTTCGGCCGCAAGGACGACAACCTCACCCTCGACGTACCGGTCGGCTTCGACGAGCTCGCCCTCGGCGCCGAGATCAAGGTGCCCACCCTCGGTGGTGCGCCGGTGACGCTCCGGATCCCGCCGGGCACGCCGAACGGCCGCACCTTCCGGGTGCGCGGCAAGGGGGCGCGACGCGCGGACGGGACCGTCGGTGACCTGCTCGCCACCGTCGAGGTCCAGGTGCCCGCCACGCTGGATCCGGCGGCGCGCGAGGCGATCGAGAACTACCGTGCTGCCGTGGCCGGCAAGCCGTTGCGGGCCGGACTGTTCGAGGAGTCGTGA
- the grpE gene encoding nucleotide exchange factor GrpE has protein sequence MTAPGDGDREEVNDPSVEEPTESHIAEGDAPDVHEPEDPQAEAPQAEAPQAEAEPAEHTAASDELAVTQMELAERTADLQRLQAEFLNYKRRVERDRELLAQNAAYKVLTPVIEVLDTIDRAQEHGPLEGGFKAVADQLERVVGAQGLTRFGAPGDAFDPNLHEALSHLGTDADVTVQTVKVVAKAGYRIGDRVVRAAQVLVVDPED, from the coding sequence GTGACCGCTCCCGGTGACGGTGACCGCGAGGAGGTGAACGACCCGTCGGTGGAGGAGCCGACGGAGTCGCACATCGCCGAGGGTGACGCCCCGGACGTGCACGAGCCCGAGGACCCGCAGGCCGAGGCCCCGCAGGCCGAGGCCCCGCAGGCCGAGGCCGAGCCGGCCGAGCACACGGCGGCGTCCGACGAGCTGGCCGTGACGCAGATGGAGCTGGCCGAGCGCACGGCCGACCTCCAGCGGCTGCAGGCGGAGTTCCTCAACTACAAGCGACGGGTCGAGCGCGACCGCGAGCTGCTGGCGCAGAACGCGGCGTACAAGGTGCTCACCCCCGTCATCGAGGTGCTCGACACGATCGACCGCGCCCAGGAGCACGGCCCCCTCGAGGGCGGCTTCAAGGCGGTGGCCGACCAGCTGGAGCGTGTCGTGGGCGCGCAGGGCCTGACCCGCTTCGGCGCGCCGGGCGACGCGTTCGACCCCAACCTGCACGAGGCGCTGTCGCACCTCGGCACCGATGCGGACGTCACCGTGCAGACGGTGAAGGTGGTCGCGAAGGCGGGCTACCGCATCGGTGACCGCGTGGTGCGCGCGGCGCAGGTGCTGGTCGTCGATCCCGAGGACTGA